One part of the uncultured Bacteroides sp. genome encodes these proteins:
- a CDS encoding leucine-rich repeat protein, whose amino-acid sequence MKKTCNVSLLVPAFFKSINANQREQGSYNQSIMKTNTICKYIFGVMCLFLSLGLQAQVASYTVNVATAGTLPTLISSSEKYQITNLTLTGDLNGTDIRYIREMAGRDVAGNSTEGKLSVLDLSGADIVAGGDSYYRNYTTSLNRIGDSAFTWCTGLTSITIPNSVTSIEDSTFYHCEGLTSITIPNSVTSIGNDAFFNCTGLTSLTISNNVTSIGRSAFYICTGLTSITIPNSVTSIGSGAFLWCTGLSSITISNSLTSIEVFAFFECTGLTEIHCKTLTPPSVSFSAFSSITETTCKLYVPIGTYANYRAATSGWNEFTNIFEEGFSYTISSSSNTGGTVTKSSSTVEEGDPVTFTIIPDQGYRIAFATLNGNDITSEIINNLYTVPAVSENLNLSVVFEAVVEMSATYNEGGKVFVNNSIVTSGNITLVAKYDSVTIRIEPNDNYKIKRVMLNDTLNITPLLQNNSYTINYPEVNQSLNVIFIRTYYNLTVNANAGGKVYFGKQAINSTVKVEANKNLNLNFLPDNGYAIASVILNGTDITSDIKKNSYKGGIVNGDVILNVTFESTNLLLNESNIKVYAEQNEIVIIGADLGNEISVYTTLGTLLQTMKVTDYEVRINVPINQIYVIKIADKTFKVAL is encoded by the coding sequence ATGAAAAAGACGTGCAATGTTTCATTGTTAGTTCCTGCGTTTTTTAAATCAATTAATGCCAACCAGAGGGAACAGGGAAGCTATAATCAGTCTATTATGAAAACAAATACTATTTGCAAATACATTTTTGGGGTAATGTGTCTATTTCTAAGTTTGGGATTGCAAGCCCAAGTGGCTTCTTACACCGTCAATGTTGCAACTGCTGGAACTCTACCAACCCTTATTTCTTCCTCAGAAAAATATCAGATTACAAATCTGACTCTAACTGGGGATTTAAATGGAACTGATATTCGTTACATACGCGAAATGGCTGGAAGAGATGTTGCTGGAAACTCCACAGAGGGGAAGCTTTCTGTACTTGATTTATCAGGAGCGGATATTGTTGCTGGTGGAGATAGTTACTATAGAAATTATACAACATCATTAAATAGAATTGGGGATTCTGCATTTACTTGGTGCACAGGATTAACATCGATAACCATTCCTAACAGTGTAACATCTATTGAGGATTCTACATTTTATCACTGCGAAGGATTGACATCGATAACCATTCCTAACAGTGTAACATCTATTGGGAATGATGCATTTTTTAACTGCACAGGATTAACATCATTAACCATTTCAAACAATGTAACATCTATTGGTCGTTCTGCATTTTATATTTGCACAGGATTGACTTCAATAACTATTCCTAATAGTGTTACATCTATTGGGAGTGGTGCATTTCTTTGGTGCACAGGATTATCATCGATAACCATTTCTAACAGTTTAACTAGTATTGAGGTTTTTGCATTTTTTGAATGCACAGGGCTTACAGAGATACATTGTAAAACATTGACACCCCCAAGCGTTAGTTTTAGTGCTTTTAGTTCAATAACTGAAACCACGTGTAAACTATATGTTCCTATAGGAACTTATGCTAATTATCGGGCTGCTACTTCAGGCTGGAATGAATTTACAAATATTTTTGAGGAAGGCTTCTCCTATACAATCAGTTCATCATCGAACACTGGTGGCACAGTTACAAAAAGCAGTTCAACAGTGGAAGAAGGAGATCCTGTAACTTTTACTATCATTCCCGATCAGGGATACAGAATCGCATTTGCTACTCTTAATGGTAATGATATTACTTCTGAGATTATAAATAATCTCTATACAGTTCCAGCGGTTAGTGAGAATCTCAACTTATCTGTAGTCTTTGAAGCTGTTGTTGAAATGAGTGCAACTTATAATGAAGGTGGTAAAGTTTTTGTTAATAATTCCATTGTAACCAGTGGTAATATTACTTTGGTTGCAAAATACGATTCTGTTACAATCAGGATTGAGCCAAATGATAATTATAAAATTAAAAGGGTGATGTTGAATGATACTTTGAATATAACTCCATTGCTACAAAATAATTCATATACAATAAATTATCCAGAAGTCAACCAGTCACTAAATGTAATTTTTATCAGGACTTATTATAATCTGACGGTTAATGCTAACGCTGGAGGAAAGGTTTATTTTGGAAAACAAGCCATCAATTCTACGGTTAAAGTTGAAGCAAACAAAAACTTGAATCTTAACTTTTTACCAGACAATGGATATGCAATTGCATCTGTTATTCTTAATGGTACGGATATCACTTCCGATATTAAGAAAAACTCCTATAAAGGTGGAATCGTTAATGGGGATGTTATCTTGAATGTTACATTCGAAAGCACTAATTTACTATTAAATGAAAGTAATATTAAAGTTTATGCAGAGCAAAATGAAATAGTCATTATTGGCGCTGATTTGGGTAATGAAATATCTGTTTATACCACTTTAGGAACCTTATTGCAAACTATGAAAGTAACTGATTATGAAGTTAGAATAAATGTTCCGATTAATCAGATTTATGTTATAAAAATTGCAGATAAGACATTCAAAGTTGCTTTATAA
- a CDS encoding bifunctional fucokinase/fucose-1-phosphate guanylyltransferase has translation MQKLLSLPPNLVDCFHEIEGSDYKDWFCTSDPIGAKLGSGGGTTWLLAECQKKNAPEANFTQWISQEKRILLHAGGQSRRLPGYAPSGKILTPIPVFRWERGQKLKQNLLSLQLPLYEQIMKKAPDSLHTLIASGDVYIRSEKTLQPIPEADVVCYGLWVDPSLATHHGVFVSDRKKPDQLDFMLQKPSLEELGSLAKTHMFLMDIGIWILSDRAVELLMKRSHIGDGNELKYYDLYTDFGLALGDNPRIKDEDLNSLSVAILPLPGGEFYHYGTSKELISSTLAVQNLVRDQREIMQRKVKPHPAMFVQNAGIGIQLTADNSELWVENSFIGKQWTLTHQHIITGVPENDWEIKLPAGVCVDVVPIGESDYAARAYGLNDAFKGSLANKETLFMGIPFIEWLSARGLQIDEATFGRIDDLQAAKLFPVCHNTEELGKVFRWMIFEPNFAEGKKIWEQALRLSADELSAKANLKRLYAQREAFRKKNWSALATNYDKSVFYQLNLADAAAEFAKQQIALPELLGEDAPLMTRIHNQMFRARALQLQNKEYKAEEQRAFALLREGLIGSLSEKKQQPIMNVYPDQIVWSRSPVRIDLAGGWTDTPPYCLYSGGNVVNIAIELNGQPPLQVYVKPSKEYKVILRSIDLGAMEVVTTYEELNDFAKVGSPFSIPKAALTLAGFSPAFASKTYKTLEDQLKEFGSGIEVTLLAAIPAGSGLGTSSILASTVLGAVSDFCGLAWDKNEICKRTLVLEQLLTTGGGWQDQYGGVLHGVKLLQTNKGFDQSPLVRWLPDYIFNNPEYKPCHLLYYTGITRTAKGILSEIVCGMFLNSTEHLTLLSEMKAHALDTYEAIQRGNFEEMAALVGKTWNQNKALDSGTNPPAVEAIINLIKDYTLGYKLPGAGGGGYLYIIAKDPKAALKIRDILNEHQPNPNARFVEMTLSNKGLQVSRS, from the coding sequence ATGCAAAAACTTCTTTCACTCCCTCCTAACTTAGTAGATTGCTTTCACGAAATAGAAGGATCGGATTATAAAGATTGGTTCTGTACATCAGATCCAATTGGAGCTAAATTAGGTTCTGGCGGGGGAACTACCTGGCTATTGGCAGAATGTCAAAAGAAGAATGCTCCGGAAGCTAATTTCACTCAGTGGATATCTCAGGAAAAACGCATATTACTCCATGCAGGAGGACAAAGCCGTCGGTTACCAGGCTATGCACCTTCAGGAAAGATACTTACTCCAATTCCTGTTTTTAGATGGGAGAGGGGACAGAAACTTAAACAAAATCTGCTTTCACTTCAATTGCCTCTTTATGAGCAAATAATGAAAAAGGCGCCAGATTCCTTGCATACACTAATTGCTAGTGGAGATGTTTATATCCGGTCTGAAAAAACATTGCAACCAATTCCCGAAGCTGATGTCGTTTGCTATGGTTTGTGGGTTGATCCATCTTTAGCAACTCACCATGGTGTGTTTGTTTCTGACAGAAAGAAACCAGATCAGCTTGATTTTATGCTTCAGAAACCATCACTTGAAGAACTTGGCTCGTTGGCTAAAACGCACATGTTTCTCATGGATATTGGTATCTGGATATTAAGCGACCGTGCTGTTGAACTTCTTATGAAACGTTCTCATATAGGAGATGGTAACGAACTAAAATATTACGATCTCTACACAGATTTTGGCTTGGCTTTGGGCGATAATCCCCGTATAAAAGATGAAGATTTGAATTCTCTTTCAGTGGCTATTCTTCCTCTTCCGGGTGGTGAATTTTACCACTATGGAACCAGTAAGGAACTCATCTCTTCCACATTGGCTGTCCAAAATTTGGTTCGCGATCAGCGGGAGATTATGCAGAGAAAGGTAAAACCTCATCCTGCCATGTTTGTTCAGAATGCCGGGATTGGAATTCAACTCACAGCTGATAATTCTGAATTATGGGTAGAGAATAGCTTTATTGGCAAACAATGGACTTTGACTCATCAGCATATAATTACCGGAGTTCCGGAAAATGATTGGGAAATAAAACTTCCTGCTGGTGTTTGTGTTGATGTTGTTCCAATTGGTGAATCTGATTATGCCGCCCGCGCATACGGACTGAATGATGCATTTAAAGGTTCTCTCGCTAATAAGGAGACTTTATTTATGGGAATTCCATTTATTGAATGGTTATCTGCCAGAGGTCTGCAAATTGACGAAGCAACGTTTGGTCGGATAGATGATCTTCAGGCTGCTAAGTTATTCCCAGTTTGCCATAACACTGAAGAACTTGGAAAGGTATTCCGCTGGATGATATTTGAACCAAATTTTGCAGAAGGAAAGAAAATTTGGGAACAAGCTCTTAGACTATCTGCCGATGAGCTTTCTGCCAAGGCGAATTTAAAGAGACTTTATGCACAACGCGAGGCCTTTAGAAAGAAAAACTGGTCGGCACTTGCTACTAATTATGATAAGAGTGTATTCTACCAGCTAAATCTGGCAGATGCTGCAGCTGAATTTGCAAAACAACAGATTGCTTTACCTGAACTTTTGGGAGAAGATGCTCCATTGATGACACGTATTCATAACCAAATGTTCCGGGCACGTGCATTACAATTACAGAATAAAGAATATAAAGCTGAAGAACAAAGAGCATTTGCTCTGCTTCGCGAGGGACTGATTGGCTCATTGTCTGAGAAAAAGCAACAGCCAATAATGAATGTCTATCCCGATCAGATTGTATGGAGCCGCAGTCCGGTTCGTATTGATTTAGCTGGCGGTTGGACTGATACACCTCCTTATTGCCTTTATTCTGGAGGGAATGTGGTGAATATTGCCATAGAACTTAATGGACAACCTCCTTTGCAGGTATATGTAAAGCCAAGTAAGGAGTATAAAGTGATACTGCGCTCAATTGATTTGGGAGCAATGGAAGTTGTAACTACCTATGAAGAATTGAATGACTTTGCTAAGGTTGGTTCACCTTTCTCTATTCCTAAAGCAGCCCTTACTTTAGCCGGATTTAGTCCAGCGTTTGCTTCTAAAACTTATAAAACATTAGAAGATCAATTAAAGGAATTCGGATCGGGTATTGAAGTAACTTTGCTTGCTGCCATTCCTGCCGGATCTGGTTTAGGAACAAGCTCCATTCTTGCTTCTACAGTACTTGGTGCTGTTTCTGATTTCTGTGGATTGGCCTGGGATAAGAATGAAATTTGTAAGCGTACATTGGTTTTGGAGCAATTGCTTACTACCGGTGGTGGTTGGCAAGACCAATACGGAGGAGTGCTTCACGGTGTGAAACTGCTGCAGACTAATAAAGGTTTTGATCAATCTCCTTTAGTTCGCTGGTTACCCGATTATATATTTAATAATCCCGAATATAAACCTTGTCACTTACTTTATTACACAGGTATTACCCGTACAGCAAAGGGTATTCTTTCTGAGATAGTTTGTGGCATGTTCCTTAATTCTACCGAGCATCTGACGTTGCTTAGTGAAATGAAAGCACATGCACTCGATACTTACGAAGCTATTCAGCGTGGTAATTTTGAAGAAATGGCTGCATTGGTTGGCAAGACATGGAATCAAAATAAAGCATTAGATTCTGGTACTAATCCTCCGGCTGTAGAAGCTATTATCAATTTAATAAAGGATTATACTTTAGGATACAAACTTCCCGGAGCTGGAGGTGGTGGCTATCTTTATATTATTGCCAAAGATCCGAAAGCGGCATTGAAAATCAGAGATATTCTGAACGAACATCAGCCAAATCCGAATGCAAGATTTGTAGAAATGACTCTTTCAAATAAAGGATTGCAGGTTAGCCGTTCTTAA
- a CDS encoding clostripain-related cysteine peptidase, whose translation MKKLFLLLLGIIVLSACHHDDPTPSAANNRTVLVYMIADNSLTSNVEANIDSMMSGYKTAKVTGNLLIYLDDTSKSPVLYKLKKNSNGTVTKETVKYYSEQNSVDVSVMKGILSDVYTSYPADSYGLVLWSHGYSWVPTPITKTITTRWFGQDQSTTTQGDETHYMDIPDLATAISGAPHLDFIMFDACLMSGVEVAYELKDYTDYLIASPAEVITDGFPYDQIIEPMFSTNKNYQKIASSFYDYYNAMSGEYKSATIAMTKCSEMDNLAAATKKIIAAHTSEVGTFVSSSIQLYDRESTNKHFAYDFGHIIQSIATTDEWSAFQTQLNATVVYKKATDYFINLKIDSNHFSGLGAYIPNASQTTYNSFFKTLSWYNAAGWNQVSWYWE comes from the coding sequence ATGAAAAAGCTGTTTCTACTATTATTAGGCATAATTGTACTCAGTGCTTGTCATCATGATGACCCAACTCCTAGTGCGGCAAATAATCGTACTGTGTTGGTATATATGATTGCAGATAATAGCCTAACATCAAATGTTGAAGCTAATATTGACAGTATGATGTCCGGATATAAAACAGCAAAAGTAACAGGTAATTTGTTGATTTATCTTGATGATACTAGTAAATCCCCCGTTTTATATAAACTGAAAAAGAATAGTAATGGTACTGTAACCAAAGAAACGGTTAAATATTATTCTGAGCAGAATTCAGTAGATGTTTCTGTAATGAAAGGCATTCTATCTGATGTTTACACATCTTATCCTGCCGATAGTTATGGACTGGTTCTTTGGTCACATGGATATAGCTGGGTTCCTACGCCAATAACAAAAACAATTACTACACGCTGGTTTGGGCAGGATCAATCAACAACAACTCAAGGAGATGAAACTCATTATATGGATATTCCTGATTTAGCGACTGCTATATCTGGAGCTCCCCATCTTGATTTTATCATGTTTGATGCCTGTTTGATGAGTGGCGTTGAGGTTGCTTATGAATTGAAGGATTATACAGATTATCTGATAGCTTCTCCTGCTGAAGTTATTACTGACGGCTTTCCTTATGATCAGATTATAGAACCAATGTTTAGTACAAATAAAAATTATCAAAAGATAGCATCTAGCTTTTATGATTATTACAATGCAATGAGCGGAGAATATAAATCAGCAACAATTGCAATGACTAAATGTAGTGAAATGGATAATCTGGCTGCGGCAACAAAGAAAATCATTGCTGCTCATACTTCTGAAGTTGGTACCTTTGTTTCTAGTAGTATTCAGTTATATGATCGTGAAAGCACAAACAAGCATTTTGCATACGACTTTGGACATATAATTCAAAGTATTGCAACCACTGATGAATGGAGTGCTTTCCAAACACAATTGAATGCAACTGTGGTCTATAAAAAGGCAACAGATTATTTTATTAATTTGAAGATAGATTCTAATCATTTTAGTGGTTTAGGAGCATACATACCTAATGCAAGCCAAACCACATATAATAGTTTCTTTAAAACACTTTCCTGGTATAATGCAGCTGGTTGGAATCAGGTTAGCTGGTATTGGGAATAA